The nucleotide window GGAGAAGCTCTTGTGAGCGATGGCAATCCTCTCGCCGACATCTTCTCCACCGTGAATCCCGCAGGTTTCAATGTCACTGATGAAAGCATCACTGAAGCAGCCATGTTCTCACAAAGATCAaagttctcttcttctcttacgATCTCTAATCTCTATGTCTCGCATGGTGCGTTTGTGTGGTGTTTAAATATGATGAGAGAGGAGATCTGACAAGTGATTCTTGTCCTCACACGTGGCGACTGGTGTGTGGCTTTCCATGGATATCTTCATTACTAACGTTATCTTCAATTTTGCCACGTAGGATTTTCagtatttgttttattatttgcGTTGTTGACCcctataaattttagtttactTAAATCAACCCCATTGCTTTGTCTGAACTTTTTGAAATTCGCCAAACGGTGAACTGAAACGCAGAGTGGTTAACATGACCACTTCCAGCGACCAGCGTTTAGCTACGCGTTTCAGTCGCTCGTTGCTGTTGGGTGTTGACAAACAACACACAAGTAGATGATGTGTTGTTGTGTGTTTTGATGATTAACAAATCATAAATGTCTAATGCTCCTTCAACTATGGCGTCTCCATAACTGGAAACATCAACTAACTTGACCATTGTCTATCTGAAATGCCTTAACATCGAACAAGTTGTGATCACTCTACTGATATATAATTGCGTATGTAAAACTACATGATTGTACCTAGTGATTTAGTCAATGTTTGGTATATAGTATGATTTTTTTACATTCTTGTATGCATGTTCTTAACTACTGGTTGACTAATTGATAAGTAGCTTCTAATtcgagaagagaaagaaaaatacaaaactatTAGATTCGACTAAGAGTGAGTAAGATTACAATCAACAAGCCACCAATTTCATATATTGAATCAAAATATCACCCACCacaatttaaatataaacatttttttccgAGACTGCTTCCAATACAAGTGGACCCAGCAAATCAATGATTTGTGTCTTATGGACTATATAAAGTTGTTGTAACTTATAAGTCAAGGGAACCTATCCTTCTATTTTTATAGTAATACTGAACTCTTCGTTATGagtacataatatttttatagtaaCACTGAACTCACAGGAACATGTTGAAAAAAAAGTAACAGGAACATATTCTAAATAATGTCAGTCTTGTCAGATGAAAACAAACAATCATTTAAAAGCACATGTTCTGAAATAAAAACTTGAACCAAATTCCAATACAACAactaatgctaattaataattgATTAACTGTTAATTAACCTCTCTCGCCTTCTTCTCTATGGATTGATTatatcttctctctctctctctctctatatacgTGAAACTTTGTCGTCTCTCTCACCTTGAAGAGCTTTTCGAAACttttcaagttttgtttttttgcttTCTCACGAGCTTTAACCTCACAGTGCCCCTTCACAATCTACTTTAACTAAAGCCCATCATCTTACTTTTGTTTATCACTCACTATATCTCCCTGGACACTCTTGACGGTGGTGGTGGTTCTCCGACGAAGCTTATTTTTATTCATGGATCCGATCAAAGGATCGGTTTTTAAAAGTGAGACATTCATGGGCAATTCTAAGAATGTCTTTGAATGAAGCAAAGACTGGTTTTGCTGAAAAAGGGAAAGAGAAAGATTcccttttttttgttgtctgtTTCAGACATTGCGGAGCTTTACTTTgccttttaaaaaaatctgttGTGTTGTGGAAACTTGTATGTGAAGAGACTTGCGTTGAACGAATAAGGCGTGAACAGATTGTCTTTCTTGCTACTGTGTGTTGCTTCTTGTATATCTTTCTCTGCGAAGTTTATCTGATTGAGTAAGTTCTTGTGATGATCTTACAATAGATGAAAGCCATGCCGGTGAAGCTTCTCTTTGGTTCTGTTCTCACATCATTCAATCGCTGTCTCTGTGAGTTAACGCGAGCCTGAGCTAGGGATTAAAAGTAGTGGGCTCTCTTGTTGTTGGATTTGAGCTATGGAGGATATTGGGCTGGTTAAACAAGGTTGGAAATGGATGCAGTCTCAGAAACATATGTGCTCTGATGCTTGTTCTGCGATGCGATCTTCTATGGAGAAGATAGGAGAGATCGTGGCGCGTCACTGGCCATTGGTGTGTAGTGGATGTTGGAAGCTATCACGGCTGATTCGTCTGTCAATTGTTTACTGGAAAGATTGCATTCTGAGGGGTTTCCGTTGCAGCGCCAAGTTAGGCTCATCTGCTTTGCTTCTGATAATGTGGAGTTGCTTCCTTAGCTTGACTTCCTTATCTAGCCTAGTCTATGTTCTCCTCAGTATGGTATTGTCTTCTCCACTAAAAGTCTTACTACATTTGGATTTTACATTGAGTTGATTGTTTTTGAATATACTAATGCAGGGAGCAGCTGCAGCTGTTGTGTTGAACCTTGGTTGCACTCCTGGGCTCTTTATTGTAGGACTATTTGGTATTTTGGTTTTATGGATGTATGCTAACTTTTGGATCACCGGTACATTGTTTATTGTTGGAGGCAAGTTTCTATTTTCATGCTTGATTTATACTGTTttacatgtttttaaatttatatagttttgtttgatttttaggCTATTTATTCTCCTTAAACCATGCCCGTCTGGTGGTTCTAGTGGCGGCCTTATACGCGATGTACTGTGTCAAAGTCAGACTTGGATGGCTTGGTTTATTGCTCTCAATGAATCTTGCTTTCTTGTCCAACGATTTATTAAACTGTCTTCTTCAGTGGTGTGACAATCTAAGTGAAAAACCACAACCTGAGGAACCGAAGAAAGTTGAAGAAACAATCATAGAAGAAGATTACTCAGGAGAATTTGAGTATCCTTCAGTTCCATTCAAAGAAGAAACCGAGAAAAAGGAGGTTCATGAAGATAAGTCATCTGCTGAACCAACTGCTCCTGCAACTGTTGTTAATAGCGTGAAGGAGATTTCTAGTGTTAAGATTGTGAAAGTAGAAACAGGTTCAGCTGATGAGATGAAGAGAATACTGAAAAGTTTGAATCATTATGAAGCGTTGGGGTTCCCTCGGCACAAAAGGATTGATGATGCGGTGCTTAAGAAAGAGTATAGAAAGAAGGTTTGGTTCTTTGTTTACAATGCTGTGTAGGGTTAATGCCGCTTCTATGAAGGTTAATGAAGTTATGGGGTTTGTTGTTCTAGGCAATGCTGGTTCATCCTGATAAAAACATGGGCAGTCCTTTGGCTAGTGAATCATTCAAGAAACTTCAATGTGCTTATGAGGTGATTGGATGGCATatgatcttgattttttttttttttgtaattgtgATGCTTATGTTCTTGAATTTTTGTGCGTTTGTTTTCTTCAGGTTCTTTCTGATATTGTAAAGAAGAGAGATTACGATGAGGAATTAAGAAAAGAAGAGTCTAGGACCAGGAGTGTTTGTCAGACATCTCATGCTTCTTCACATCAGGTTTAGTATCTTTTGGCTCGTGTTTGTGAGACTTGTCATgttcaaatttgttttgtttttcatttgcAGAGTGGTCCTGGTTATCGATCAGAAGAGTCTAGGCGGATACATTGTACAAAATGTGGTAATTCACACATATGGGTGTGCACAAGTAGGAGTAAAGCAAAGGCAAGATGGTGCCAGGTGAGATTGAATCAAACCATTATCTTGTCGCATCTTTGTTCTCTTTCAGATAATCTAATCTGGTTAAATGTACAGGATTGTGGTCAATATCATCAAGCCAAAGATGGAGATGGGTGGGTGGAACTCAAAGGAACATTACCCTTGGAGAGAGCACATAAGGTTAGTTAGTATAAAGCTTCTCTTCTTCCTTGATTGCTTGTAATGACGAATCTTGTTTTGATCCAAGTATCCATAACTACTTTGTTTTTTCATGTCCTTTAAAGATTGAGATACCGCGTGCTTTTGTTTGTGCGGAAAGCAAAATCTTTGACGTCTCAGAATGGGCCATTTGCCAGGTTAGTTCTCTTTTTGCAGATTACTTGTATGTGAAGATGATTGAGATAACatgaacatgttttttttttaatggtttttgtATTAAATAGGGAATGGCGTGTAGACCAAACACGCATACGCCAAGCTTTCATGTGAACATGGTTGGGTTAGAAAAGACGACACAAAGATCAAAGTCGAGTAGGTTCCCTTGGGATTTAGACGTGGAGATGATggatgaggatgaagaagagttTGAGCTTTGGCTTCAACAAGCTCTTGCTTCTGGTCTCTTTTGTGAGACTTCAAAACGGAGAAAAAGCTGGAGCCCTTTTAAGTTGAGCCAGATGAAAAGCAAGAAACAATGGCGAAGAACATCCACTTGATTCTTCAAAACTTTCCATAGCTCTCACCGTGGTTGAAGAGTTGAACaaacctgattcacagcaagtGAAGAATACAAGCCCTGAAGATGGTCTGTTGGGGGTCTTTCTCTGTAAATATAAGCTGtggatttttttgttacaaatctATTAGTGTTGTAAACTACTTgaagaaaaaacattaaaaagctgttttttttttacaagcaGTGTGTACATTTAAAAGCAGTTCACTTGATGTGAGAAAAgctcaaacaaaaaataatgataatgatcatcaaatttataaaattcaattttttatattatagaaaatattaatagATAATTTTACAACTGATTACTAttagtattattttaaataattggctgacaattatatttgtataatctaaatctcgtatgatgtaagttttgttaattaatttttgataatagttgataaaatatgtttttcttaaTTCAGAACATAAATTTTTAGTGTAGAAGTATTTAATTAACACTAGGTGAAACCACTAAACTATTACTAAGActtgaatattttttagaaaataattgttTCTACTTTTGAATATGTTTTTGGGCAAAACAAAAGTTGATTAGCCAGAGTTTTCCCTCCTTGTATATATGTTactgacaaaacaaaaaacgtaattatcaaattttaattgtttccttTTCTGGCACCGCCGCAATTATCTCCGGCAgaggaaacaaacaaaaaacaacccTAGAAATTGAGATTGTTCGACGATAAAGGGAGAGGCTTGCTTACGTATTGAATTTGATTTCTTTCTTCCAGATTCAAAACTATAAACCTTTAAATCCGCGTTCGATTGCTTTACTGTTTTGTCGGAAGCCTATCAGtttccttgtcttcttcctGTCTTATTGGAGCAACACGTATAgctaaatacatatatatacacaaaacacACTCTTGTAAGTAGAATGAGTAGGCTTTCTTTCCGGCCACGGCCATTAGACA belongs to Brassica rapa cultivar Chiifu-401-42 chromosome A07, CAAS_Brap_v3.01, whole genome shotgun sequence and includes:
- the LOC103830500 gene encoding uncharacterized protein LOC103830500 gives rise to the protein MEDIGLVKQGWKWMQSQKHMCSDACSAMRSSMEKIGEIVARHWPLVCSGCWKLSRLIRLSIVYWKDCILRGFRCSAKLGSSALLLIMWSCFLSLTSLSSLVYVLLSMGAAAAVVLNLGCTPGLFIVGLFGILVLWMYANFWITGTLFIVGGYLFSLNHARLVVLVAALYAMYCVKVRLGWLGLLLSMNLAFLSNDLLNCLLQWCDNLSEKPQPEEPKKVEETIIEEDYSGEFEYPSVPFKEETEKKEVHEDKSSAEPTAPATVVNSVKEISSVKIVKVETGSADEMKRILKSLNHYEALGFPRHKRIDDAVLKKEYRKKAMLVHPDKNMGSPLASESFKKLQCAYEVLSDIVKKRDYDEELRKEESRTRSVCQTSHASSHQSGPGYRSEESRRIHCTKCGNSHIWVCTSRSKAKARWCQDCGQYHQAKDGDGWVELKGTLPLERAHKIEIPRAFVCAESKIFDVSEWAICQGMACRPNTHTPSFHVNMVGLEKTTQRSKSSRFPWDLDVEMMDEDEEEFELWLQQALASGLFCETSKRRKSWSPFKLSQMKSKKQWRRTST